From Methanocella paludicola SANAE, a single genomic window includes:
- a CDS encoding HAMP domain-containing histidine kinase — protein sequence MKRVPDHPGTGLTGLTAAKIVLIYVFFGVIWILTSDLLVSRLSPNSTIYTTLSIAKGWMFILATSVLLYLLIRRYAAERNEIEARLQEARARAELYLDLMGHDITNMNQAGIGFLELAQEQLKLSDEDRQLIAIPQHSLRNSTRLIEYVRKLQRASAGGALRPVDLGPALGSLATEYPAQDGRGITISYAGGSCHVMANDMLPDLFTGIIDSISRRSAGPAAVDVRLERTEAGGVQYCRVVFEGSGWSCPPQAKEALAYDRLKGYGKTVDRDISMYLVRELAENYRGSVYMEDRAADGQDGCRYVVLLPAIEK from the coding sequence GTGAAGCGTGTTCCTGATCACCCGGGTACGGGTCTGACAGGGCTGACGGCTGCAAAGATAGTGCTCATCTACGTCTTCTTCGGCGTTATCTGGATCCTGACCAGCGACCTGCTCGTCAGCCGCCTGTCCCCGAACAGTACGATCTATACAACGCTGAGCATCGCCAAAGGCTGGATGTTCATCCTGGCCACTTCAGTGCTCCTCTATTTGCTGATACGACGCTATGCTGCAGAGCGAAACGAGATCGAGGCCAGGTTGCAGGAGGCCAGGGCAAGGGCCGAGCTATACCTGGACCTGATGGGCCATGACATCACCAACATGAACCAGGCCGGGATCGGTTTCCTAGAACTGGCGCAGGAACAGCTTAAGCTGAGCGACGAAGATCGACAGCTGATCGCCATCCCGCAGCATTCGCTCCGGAACAGCACCAGGCTCATCGAGTACGTACGGAAGCTGCAGCGTGCCAGCGCCGGCGGCGCGCTCCGCCCGGTGGACCTCGGGCCGGCATTGGGCTCGCTGGCCACGGAGTACCCTGCCCAGGACGGCCGCGGAATAACGATCAGTTACGCAGGCGGAAGCTGCCACGTCATGGCGAACGACATGCTGCCCGACCTGTTCACCGGCATCATCGACAGCATCTCCCGGCGCTCCGCCGGGCCAGCAGCCGTTGATGTCCGGCTTGAACGTACGGAGGCCGGGGGTGTACAATACTGCCGCGTGGTGTTCGAGGGCAGCGGCTGGTCGTGCCCGCCCCAGGCGAAAGAGGCGCTTGCCTACGACCGGCTCAAAGGGTACGGGAAGACCGTGGACCGGGACATCAGCATGTACCTTGTCCGTGAGCTGGCAGAGAACTACCGGGGCAGCGTGTATATGGAGGACCGCGCGGCCGACGGCCAGGACGGTTGCCGATACGTGGTGCTGCTACCGGCCATTGAGAAATAA
- a CDS encoding polyprenyl synthetase family protein, whose product MQDWNEVKAVNAGIDRIISAVELPEIRMSIAHSLKTAGKRLRPVSVLLLAEMNGGRADDATDAALAMECIHTASLIQDDIVDEGLKRRGEDTSHEKFGMFLAMVSGDYLISRAMMLMSKYDEKTILAFSKAGLYMAEGELLDVKSRKYKPTEADYVECVRKKTAIMFESSFEMGARIAGADEKHAELCRLMGMEFGIAYQIVDDLIEYTQIDDEHKKSALQSFILPMVYAQTMSVQEAVDLCMRQVEERIAKIDRVLAGYPDSEAKQKLCEVVDLLRSYNGVKIK is encoded by the coding sequence ATGCAGGACTGGAACGAGGTCAAGGCGGTTAACGCCGGCATAGACAGGATCATCAGCGCGGTCGAGCTACCCGAAATAAGGATGAGCATAGCGCACTCGCTCAAGACGGCGGGCAAGCGGCTCAGGCCGGTCAGCGTGCTGCTCCTTGCCGAGATGAACGGGGGCCGCGCGGACGACGCAACGGACGCGGCGCTCGCCATGGAGTGCATACACACGGCGTCCCTCATCCAGGACGACATCGTCGACGAAGGCCTCAAGAGGCGCGGCGAGGACACGTCCCACGAGAAGTTCGGGATGTTCCTGGCGATGGTGAGTGGCGATTATCTCATCTCCCGGGCCATGATGCTCATGTCGAAGTATGACGAGAAGACCATCCTCGCTTTCAGCAAGGCCGGGCTCTACATGGCGGAGGGCGAGCTTCTCGACGTGAAGTCCCGGAAGTACAAGCCCACCGAGGCAGACTACGTCGAGTGCGTCAGGAAGAAGACGGCGATCATGTTCGAGTCCTCGTTCGAGATGGGCGCGCGCATCGCCGGCGCGGACGAAAAACACGCAGAGCTCTGCAGGCTCATGGGCATGGAGTTCGGCATCGCCTACCAGATCGTGGACGACCTCATCGAGTACACGCAGATCGACGACGAGCACAAGAAGTCAGCCCTGCAGTCATTCATACTCCCCATGGTGTACGCGCAGACCATGTCCGTCCAGGAGGCCGTCGACCTCTGCATGAGGCAGGTCGAGGAGCGCATCGCGAAAATTGACAGGGTGCTTGCCGGGTACCCGGACTCCGAGGCAAAGCAGAAGCTTTGCGAGGTCGTGGACCTGCTCAGGAGCTATAACGGCGTAAAGATAAAGTAA
- a CDS encoding PAS domain S-box protein, whose protein sequence is MVSKPDLQKKDEDKDKKELLEELKALRGHYSRLKAAVDRYERVAGKKELYRGLYDLEAERDRIKAQHDELREDEARRKVADAVEFERKLLFDVLENLPAFIYLQARDHSIRFANQTFRKIFGEPENRPCYELIQRSDAPCPDCPTFRVFDTLLPQQWEWTDKMGNIYQIYDYPFTDVDGTPLVLEMGIDITERKRAEEARRESEANLAKAQRITHLGNWEWDVKEDKVFCSDEFYRVFGLDRRDYITFAEFIDTLYPGDKDRVNRAVEAALYKGEPYSIDYCVIWPDGSEHIIHAEGEVTYGQGGAPIKMFGTVQDITERKQAEEELLASEEKFRALADTSFVTIAVHRGGNLLYVNNATVELTGHSKDELLKMQFWEVFAEDERESIKKRASDRLAGKSASTSYETRILTKDGQTKWVNLTGGVFTFEGKPTIITTLFDITGIKNAENELKESKTQAELYVDLMSHDIRNMNQVGIGFLELALKSPDIDKKDKELLLKSMGALENSTRLIDNVRKLQKSQTGELKPYAVDACEAIMRVLGHYSNMPGVKATFNYKLPPGCTVMANDLLYEVFENLVGNAIKHAGPEPTINVKFEIIVFNGRNYNKFIVEDDGPGIPDDLKPRIFTRRIHSGARTRGSGLGLFIVKSLVDSYGGRVWVEDRVKGDHTKGARFVVMLPAIKAE, encoded by the coding sequence ATGGTCTCCAAGCCGGATTTACAAAAGAAGGATGAAGATAAGGACAAGAAAGAGCTACTCGAAGAGTTGAAGGCCCTCCGTGGCCATTATTCCCGGCTTAAGGCCGCAGTGGATCGTTATGAGCGGGTCGCGGGCAAGAAGGAGTTATATCGTGGCCTGTACGACCTCGAAGCCGAACGTGACCGCATCAAAGCGCAGCACGACGAGTTGAGGGAGGACGAGGCCCGCCGCAAGGTCGCCGATGCCGTCGAATTCGAGCGGAAGCTTCTCTTCGACGTGCTGGAAAATCTGCCGGCTTTCATATATTTACAGGCCCGGGACCACTCCATACGCTTTGCCAACCAGACCTTCCGTAAAATTTTCGGTGAGCCCGAGAACCGTCCGTGTTACGAGCTCATTCAACGCAGTGATGCGCCCTGCCCCGATTGCCCGACGTTTAGGGTGTTCGACACTCTTCTGCCACAGCAATGGGAATGGACGGATAAGATGGGCAACATATATCAAATTTATGATTACCCGTTCACAGACGTCGACGGTACGCCGCTGGTGCTCGAAATGGGCATCGATATCACCGAGCGCAAGCGAGCCGAGGAGGCGCGGCGAGAGAGCGAGGCCAACTTAGCAAAAGCTCAACGTATCACGCATTTGGGCAATTGGGAGTGGGACGTGAAGGAAGATAAGGTATTTTGTAGCGACGAGTTCTACAGGGTATTCGGCCTGGACCGCAGGGACTACATCACATTTGCAGAATTCATCGATACGCTCTACCCCGGGGACAAGGACCGAGTTAACCGGGCGGTCGAAGCGGCCCTGTATAAAGGAGAGCCCTATAGCATCGATTATTGTGTCATCTGGCCCGATGGAAGCGAGCACATTATCCATGCGGAAGGTGAAGTCACCTATGGTCAGGGAGGAGCACCAATAAAAATGTTCGGGACCGTCCAGGATATTACCGAGCGCAAGCAGGCAGAGGAAGAGTTGCTGGCGAGCGAGGAGAAGTTCCGTGCATTAGCTGACACGTCCTTCGTCACTATAGCCGTCCATAGGGGTGGTAATTTATTATATGTTAACAACGCCACTGTAGAGCTTACGGGGCATTCTAAGGACGAGCTTTTGAAAATGCAGTTCTGGGAAGTATTCGCTGAAGACGAGAGGGAGTCTATTAAAAAGCGTGCCTCTGATAGGCTTGCCGGCAAATCGGCGTCAACTAGCTATGAGACCAGGATTTTAACAAAGGATGGTCAAACCAAATGGGTTAACCTGACGGGAGGAGTATTCACCTTTGAGGGTAAACCGACTATTATTACGACTTTGTTCGACATTACGGGCATTAAAAATGCGGAGAACGAGCTTAAAGAGTCTAAAACTCAGGCCGAGCTGTACGTGGACCTGATGAGCCACGATATCCGCAACATGAACCAGGTCGGCATTGGGTTCCTCGAGCTAGCGTTGAAATCGCCGGACATCGATAAAAAGGATAAGGAGCTATTGCTGAAGTCCATGGGTGCATTGGAGAACAGCACTCGACTAATCGATAACGTGAGGAAGCTGCAGAAGTCCCAGACCGGAGAACTAAAGCCGTATGCGGTGGACGCGTGTGAGGCCATCATGAGGGTGCTCGGCCACTACTCGAACATGCCCGGCGTGAAAGCCACTTTCAACTATAAGCTACCACCGGGCTGCACGGTCATGGCCAATGATTTATTGTACGAGGTATTCGAGAACCTCGTAGGCAACGCAATCAAGCATGCCGGCCCGGAACCGACCATCAACGTCAAATTCGAAATCATTGTGTTTAATGGCAGGAATTACAACAAGTTCATTGTAGAGGATGATGGGCCGGGGATACCCGACGACCTAAAACCGAGAATCTTCACCCGGAGAATCCATAGCGGCGCCAGGACTCGTGGCAGTGGCCTCGGACTGTTCATAGTAAAATCGCTCGTGGACAGCTACGGCGGCCGCGTGTGGGTCGAGGACCGGGTAAAAGGAGATCATACGAAGGGCGCCCGGTTCGTGGTCATGCTGCCAGCCATAAAAGCAGAATAA
- a CDS encoding PAS domain-containing protein, with protein sequence MGLKSESGKKSGSTSIVDSGDKDRIIAELKARNKELEEYKARAERLEADLRNNEDTTRQLLEQKLYGVWVNVDGKIAYINEVGAKILGASSPGEVAGKSVLDEIIHPNYRDIVRDRIKAMSHGGSAVPMIEEKYVRVDGQVVDVDVWAMRFVYKGEPAIFVAFKDITERKRAEEALRESEEKYRFLVENSKDVIWKMDLQGRLTFISSNVERVTGYRPGEMVGKPIWDFIAPECHGSIKEKLLKRMRGEDIPPYATWIINKAGDLIPIEVATTAITDRGGRIVGVQGISRDITERKRAEEALRESERKFRVLTETSPVAIFLYQGEKYVYVNPMAEVLTGYSRDELLTMDAWDWIHPEFKFMVKERSRKRQLGKKVPNQYEVKYRARDGREGWVDFATGLIEYGGKPAGLAATFDVTKRKLAEEAVRTADVRFRSLIQNSSDIIRILDKEEHIIYESPSSEKILGYPPGYTLGKSPFEFIHPDDRERVRNDLGEVYEGTNPGTPTEFRIRKADGSYLEVESIGNNMIGIRGVDGIVITTRPITERKRAEKALKEAKAQAELYVDLMGHDINNMNQVSLGFLELAHNIIELEGKLGEDNIVLLDKAMNSLKDSSMLIESVRKIQQEKMGLYEPQVLDVGTVVGDAIKHFDRIPKRDIKINYSQDDHYFIKANSLLKDVFINLIGNAIKHSKGPLVINIRACQVIAKGKRYCRVEVEDNGSGIPDSLKATLFDRLNLAATRAKGKGFGLCLIKILVDDYHGMFWVEDRVKGDHAQGARFVVLLPAIEK encoded by the coding sequence ATGGGATTGAAATCCGAGTCCGGGAAGAAATCTGGCAGCACCAGTATTGTAGATTCCGGGGACAAGGACAGGATTATCGCCGAGCTAAAAGCCCGAAATAAGGAGCTCGAAGAATATAAGGCTAGAGCGGAGCGGCTGGAAGCCGATTTGCGGAATAACGAGGATACTACCCGCCAGTTGCTGGAGCAGAAGTTGTATGGGGTGTGGGTTAATGTCGACGGTAAGATCGCCTATATCAACGAGGTCGGGGCCAAAATATTGGGGGCATCTAGTCCCGGCGAAGTAGCAGGAAAATCGGTATTGGATGAGATCATCCATCCGAACTATCGTGACATCGTGAGGGACCGCATCAAGGCTATGAGCCATGGCGGCAGTGCCGTGCCCATGATCGAGGAGAAGTACGTCCGGGTCGACGGCCAGGTCGTGGACGTGGACGTCTGGGCGATGAGGTTCGTTTACAAGGGCGAGCCTGCCATCTTCGTGGCGTTCAAGGACATCACCGAGCGCAAGCGGGCCGAGGAAGCGCTGCGGGAAAGCGAGGAAAAATACCGTTTCCTGGTGGAGAACTCGAAGGACGTCATCTGGAAGATGGACCTCCAGGGCCGGTTGACGTTCATCAGTAGCAACGTGGAGAGGGTGACCGGATACAGGCCCGGCGAGATGGTGGGTAAACCCATATGGGATTTCATAGCGCCGGAGTGCCACGGATCCATCAAAGAAAAATTGCTTAAGCGCATGCGCGGAGAGGATATCCCTCCTTACGCAACGTGGATCATCAATAAGGCGGGCGACCTTATTCCCATAGAAGTGGCCACCACGGCCATTACCGACAGGGGCGGGAGGATCGTGGGCGTGCAGGGCATATCCCGGGACATTACCGAGCGCAAGCGGGCCGAGGAGGCTCTCCGCGAGAGCGAAAGGAAGTTCCGGGTGCTGACGGAGACTTCCCCGGTCGCTATCTTCCTCTACCAGGGCGAGAAGTACGTTTACGTGAACCCCATGGCCGAGGTATTGACCGGCTACTCGCGAGACGAACTTTTAACCATGGATGCATGGGATTGGATCCACCCTGAGTTTAAGTTCATGGTGAAAGAGCGGTCGAGGAAAAGACAATTGGGCAAAAAGGTGCCTAACCAGTACGAGGTGAAGTACCGTGCCAGGGATGGCCGGGAGGGCTGGGTGGATTTCGCCACAGGCCTCATTGAATACGGGGGCAAACCGGCAGGCCTGGCGGCGACCTTCGATGTTACTAAGCGCAAGCTGGCTGAGGAGGCAGTGAGAACGGCCGATGTCCGGTTCCGGTCGCTGATCCAGAACTCGTCGGATATCATTCGTATCCTGGATAAGGAGGAGCATATCATCTATGAATCGCCGTCATCGGAAAAGATACTTGGTTATCCGCCCGGCTATACGCTGGGAAAGTCGCCCTTTGAATTCATCCATCCGGATGACCGGGAGCGTGTGAGGAACGACCTGGGAGAAGTCTATGAAGGTACGAACCCTGGGACGCCCACCGAATTCCGGATCAGGAAAGCAGATGGCTCGTACCTGGAAGTCGAGTCGATCGGTAATAACATGATCGGCATCCGTGGGGTGGATGGGATAGTGATCACGACGCGGCCTATTACCGAGCGCAAACGAGCCGAGAAGGCACTTAAGGAAGCAAAAGCCCAGGCCGAGCTGTACGTGGATTTAATGGGCCACGACATCAACAATATGAACCAGGTAAGCCTCGGGTTCCTCGAGCTGGCCCATAACATCATAGAGTTGGAGGGCAAACTCGGCGAGGACAACATCGTTCTCCTGGATAAGGCGATGAATTCGCTGAAGGACAGTTCCATGCTTATCGAAAGCGTGCGGAAGATTCAGCAGGAAAAGATGGGCTTGTACGAGCCCCAGGTGCTCGACGTTGGCACCGTCGTCGGGGACGCCATAAAACATTTCGACAGAATCCCGAAAAGGGATATTAAGATTAATTACAGCCAGGATGATCATTATTTCATCAAGGCCAACAGCCTGCTGAAGGACGTGTTCATCAACCTCATCGGTAATGCGATAAAACACTCGAAGGGCCCTCTGGTGATTAACATCCGCGCGTGCCAGGTCATCGCTAAAGGTAAAAGGTATTGCCGTGTGGAAGTGGAGGACAATGGCTCCGGCATCCCCGATTCACTCAAGGCCACCTTGTTCGACCGTCTGAACCTCGCCGCCACCAGGGCGAAGGGCAAAGGCTTCGGATTGTGCCTGATTAAGATACTCGTGGATGACTATCATGGTATGTTCTGGGTCGAGGACCGCGTGAAAGGGGACCACGCACAGGGCGCCCGGTTCGTGGTCCTGCTTCCTGCCATTGAGAAATAA